The Diadema setosum chromosome 1, eeDiaSeto1, whole genome shotgun sequence genome has a window encoding:
- the LOC140230501 gene encoding uncharacterized protein: MASKSTGVWTVKKVFLLPSEFKKGDVYPRSEQEKIKLKATGYGLSDSENRFDRTWKRAQMEDKILQMYPQHADRLRHNGILFAKLDKNAHRIHVHQFLPSQTVNDLKVMHGRAAILVILFKPPDVVQQDLTHLWERDGITIGHLNCQSLPPKIDELRLLLFRTNVDVMTLSETWLKRSIKNDSLAVAGYRIVARRDGPKKSMYSQRPRGGVMVYVKEELDERGIHARGYVYDTSLEVVYVELDFDQPTKHRKSTKESEQNTCKGRGRPSAADAAAKQPERCQQRTVLRVLDVYIPPGTRDQISALQKLRSDISDLKEQEQCRPIRDHSTLADVPEDRRTKCRCKTHHVIIGDFNCNIQDADAAAEQRSTVEAKLRTLKEIEDSCHLKQLIKDPTRTARRKYESKGKEKVSETTIDLIYTDGNAKVGSGVIRVSLSDHFMVYCSVTVPGGNMKNVCKDKKFTGNRDQEALRKFSSQYPRSKINKNVFHLMKNRDLAHANSEWDDYDRLRHKVKRLKA, from the exons ATGGCGTCAAAGAGCACAGGCGTTTGGACAGTTAAAAAAGTTTTCCTCCTCCCATCTGAGTTTAAGAAGGGGGATGTATATCCACGAAGTGAGCAGGAAAAAATCAAACTAAAAGCAACAGGATATG GATTAAGTGACTCCGAGAATAGATTCGACCGTACCTGGAAACGTGCACAAATGGAGGACAAGATCCTTCAAATGTATCCTCAACATGCAGACCGTCTCCGACACAACGGAATCCTGTTTGCCAAACTAGACAAAAATGCACACCGGATACACGTTCATCAGTTCTTGCCCTCCCAAACTGTGAACGACCTTAAGGTCATGCACGGGCGCGCCGCCATCTTGGTGATTCTGTTCAAG CCTCCAGATGTCGTTCAACAAGACCTAACACATCTCTGGGAGCGCGACGGCATTACTATAGGCCATCTCAACTGCCAATCTCTGCCCCCCAAAATCGACGAGCTTCGATTGCTGCTATTCAGGACAAACGTAGATGTGATGACGCTAAGCGAGACGTGGCTAAAGAGAAGCATCAAGAATGATAGTCTTGCCGTGGCTGGTTACAGGATAGTCGCGAGGCGAGATGGACCCAAAAAGTCGATGTACAGCCAGCGCCCTCGAGGAGGAGTTATGGTGTACGTCAAGGAGGAGTTAGACGAGAGAGGCATTCATGCTCGCGGGTACGTGTATGACACTAGCCTGGAGGTGGTATATGTCGAATTAGATTTTGATCAACCGACGAAGCACAGAAAAAGTACCAAAGAGAGTGAACAAAACACCTGCAAAGGCAGAGGCAGACCTTCAGCAGCAGACGCAGCTGCAAAGCAACCTGAAAGATGCCAACAACGGACCGTACTTCGAGTTCTTGACGTTTACATCCCTCCTGGAACACGTGACCAGATTTCGGCTCTCCAGAAGTTACGCAGTGACATTAGTGATTTGAAAGAACAAGAACAGTGTAGGCCAATACGTGATCATAGCACCCTCGCAGATGTTCCAGAAGACAGGAGGACAAAATGTCGATGTAAGACACATCATGTCATAATAGGAGACTTCAATTGCAACATCCAGGATGCTGACGCGGCCGCGGAGCAGAGATCCACTGTAGAAGCAAAACTGCGAACTCTCAAAGAGATAGAAGACAGCTGTCATCTCAAGCAGCTGATCAAGGATCCAACGAGAACGGCGCGtagaaaatatgaaagcaagggaaaagaaaaggtgaGTGAAACCACCATCGACTTGATCTACACCGACGGCAATGCCAAAGTCGggtccggcgtcatccgggtcTCCTTGAGCGATCATTTCATGGTGTACTGCTCTGTGACTGTTCCTGGGGGCAAtatgaaaaatgtttgcaaAGACAAGAAATTCACAGGGAATCGGGACCAAGAAGCTCTCCGGAAATTTTCCTCCCAGTATCCAAGATCCAAGATCAACAAGAACgtctttcatttgatgaaaaatcgtGACTTGGCGCACGCGAACAGCGAATGGGACGACTATGATAGACTGCGTCATAAGGTCAAaaggttaaaggcataa